Proteins encoded in a region of the Drosophila sechellia strain sech25 chromosome 2L, ASM438219v1, whole genome shotgun sequence genome:
- the LOC6611350 gene encoding LOW QUALITY PROTEIN: uncharacterized protein LOC6611350 (The sequence of the model RefSeq protein was modified relative to this genomic sequence to represent the inferred CDS: substituted 2 bases at 2 genomic stop codons) has protein sequence MYITQHSVHFPVTQTLKDFLSYHVYPNLIRTVCFQIKSKMASMKSSEKKRIVPLSADLLSDIVTHRNEYHTPPGHYIEADQVGDNRASGQYATTSSPQSLPSGARRRTVGFADGPIVATTTASELRPSVGQTRLQTRLGSLASEVQELRNLLPKPNSQYEEPCTGGLHCLRRSQSHLSLSFKSSSDLRLVNSSSDLHLRDEKSLDNRHRNRQFNLDLQKHLANMLKSRTSLFLSQRKEXDSQLCEYRDHWRHXNSDEDWMRNFKSNSTETERRSKNVRRQ, from the coding sequence atgtatataacaCAGCATAGTGTTCATTTTCCTGTCACTCAAACATTAAAGGATTTTTTGTCATATCATGTGTATCCAAATTTAATTCGAACAGTTTGTTTccaaattaaaagtaaaatgGCGTCAATGAAATCCTCCGAAAAGAAGCGAATTGTACCTCTTTCCGCGGACTTGTTAAGTGACATAGTGACCCACCGAAATGAGTATCACACACCACCTGGTCACTATATAGAAGCAGACCAAGTGGGTGATAACAGAGCAAGTGGACAATATGCGACAACCAGTTCCCCACAATCCTTGCCATCGGGTGCGAGGCGACGCACTGTTGGCTTTGCCGATGGACCCATTGTGGCGACCACTACCGCTTCAGAGCTGAGACCCAGTGTGGGCCAGACCAGACTTCAGACACGCCTGGGCTCCTTGGCGTCGGAAGTGCAAGAACTGCGCAATTTGCTACCCAAACCAAACAGTCAGTATGAGGAGCCCTGCACGGGCGGACTACATTGCTTAAGGCGCTCTCAATCCCATCTATCGCTGAGCTTTAAGTCGAGCTCGGACCTGAGACTCGTCAATTCCTCCAGCGATCTGCATCTGCGAGATGAGAAGTCGCTGGACAATCGCCATCGCAATAGGCAGTTTAACCTCGACTTGCAGAAGCATCTGGCCAACATGCTCAAGTCACGCACCTCACTGTTTCTCAGCCAGCGAAAGGAATAGGACTCCCAATTGTGCGAATACCGGGACCATTGGCGGCATTAAAATTCGGATGAGGATTGGATGCGGAATTTCAAGAGCAACTCCACGGAGACCGAGAGGCGCTCCAAGAATGTGCGTCGTCAGTGA
- the LOC6611353 gene encoding uncharacterized protein LOC6611353 — protein sequence MKRHYYGTGEQEVESSPSPPPPPPFQSPLSSPEPLQTPTEYPILYVDVVKNQLKQELPPSATPPQPLAPEFRIICEDFPALPGSLPSALPSTSRSGQRSDNWTAMLSVREQDNLAKYRDTVKSSDPCVNTSGNEVLRQPINAPEKRQNMELLPQVYGYLGNQFRLNLSMIFNKQFLFEGVRQRAINAQKRAALAKPKINPPPGFENCKIFARLITNSAGMPVGGVTFELGSPTSDTNGNMGTKSSGSTVQGAFGILGLAKKLRSINRNPLLFGNNVSHNMSGTADSIFTRPIQEDRLTPQEMNYQLPLNYLFNANMHLQEPKIEEMQDELLFFFFYTYTGDMMQMLAAAELAERGWRYHKFERVWLIRQADNPNYLYHGFREFGEYNYFNMWQWKILPRHFYLDPEILERTLSKEELYVTYGYHPQMSGI from the coding sequence ATGAAACGTCATTATTATGGTACTGGGGAGCAGGAGGTAGAGAGTTCTCCAAgtccgccgccgcctccgccTTTCCAATCGCCATTATCATCGCCAGAGCCTTTGCAGACTCCGACTGAATATCCCATTTTGTACGTGGATGTGGTAAAGAATCAGCTCAAACAGGAGTTGCCGCCGTCCGCAACACCGCCCCAACCACTTGCGCCGGAGTTCAGAATCATTTGCGAAGATTTTCCGGCTCTGCCAGGATCATTGCCATCCGCACTACCATCGACATCGAGATCTGGGCAACGGTCCGACAACTGGACCGCCATGTTGAGCGTCAGGGAGCAGGACAATTTGGCCAAATATCGAGATACAGTTAAGTCCAGTGATCCGTGTGTCAATACAAGCGGTAACGAGGTGCTCCGTCAGCCAATCAATGCTCCCGAGAAGCGCCAGAATATGGAGTTGCTGCCCCAGGTGTACGGATATCTCGGCAATCAGTTTCGCTTAAATTTGAGCATGATATTTAACAAGCAATTCCTCTTCGAAGGCGTCAGGCAGAGGGCCATAAATGCCCAGAAGAGGGCTGCCCTGGCAAAACCAAAAATCAATCCTCCACCCGGATTCGAGAATTGCAAAATCTTTGCCCGCTTGATAACCAACAGCGCTGGTATGCCAGTGGGTGGAGTCACCTTTGAGCTGGGCTCTCCCACTTCTGATACGAATGGGAATATGGGGACGAAATCTTCGGGCTCCACCGTTCAGGGAGCCTTTGGGATCTTGGGACTGGCCAAGAAACTGCGATCGATCAATCGGAACCCGCTTCTATTCGGAAATAATGTGTCCCACAATATGAGTGGAACCGCGGACTCGATCTTTACCAGGCCAATTCAAGAAGACCGTTTGACTCCTCAAGAGATGAACTACCAATTGCCATTGAACTACCTGTTCAATGCAAATATGCACCTACAGGAGCCCAAAATCGAGGAAATGCAAGATGAGCTCCTATTTTTCTTCTTCTACACATATACTGGCGACATGATGCAGATGCTCGCGGCTGCTGAACTGGCGGAACGTGGATGGCGCTATCACAAGTTTGAACGTGTCTGGCTCATTCGCCAGGCGGACAATCCCAACTACTTATATCACGGATTCCGGGAGTTCGGAGAGTACAACTACTTCAACATGTGGCAGTGGAAGATcctgccacgacacttttacctGGATCCCGAGATCCTGGAGCGCACTCTATCCAAGGAAGAGCTGTACGTGACGTACGGATACCATCCCCAGATGTCGGGTATTTAG
- the LOC6611351 gene encoding uncharacterized protein LOC6611351: MPIIKKFCFCFSLRIGAFSIAYAGLTMDVLDTVATIYTKSQYCADILLLWIISTIWNIISALVLLTALFRENPHLLPVHLVTSLCGLILEMTNHMVIASLGRTDYVLMSYAFIMIAFVSADVVIVLSYYQSEV, translated from the exons ATGCCAATAATCAAgaagttttgcttttgttttagtCTACGAATTGGCGCATTTTCAATTGCGTATGCAGGTCTTACAATGGATGTATTAGATACAGTAGCGACTATATATACTAAGTCGCAATATTGCGCTGATATACTCCTACTCTGGATAATTTCCACCATTTGGAATATCATTTCCGCATTGGTTCTTTTGACTGCACTTTTTCGG GAAAATCCGCATCTGTTGCCGGTCCACCTGGTGACTTCTCTTTGTGGCCTGATTCTCGAAATGACCAACCACATGGTGATTGCCTCACTCGGCAGAACCGACTACGTTTTGATGTCCTATGCGTTCATTATGATTGCCT TTGTATCTGCGGACGTCGTGATCGTGCTGAGCTACTACCAATCGGAGGTTTAG